A region of Vigna radiata var. radiata cultivar VC1973A chromosome 10, Vradiata_ver6, whole genome shotgun sequence DNA encodes the following proteins:
- the LOC106774438 gene encoding mitochondrial import inner membrane translocase subunit TIM22-3 isoform X1, with protein MASNATVNSESDVNSAPSPTVCLLLSAANSACSAFAGSLFGYGAGLIKKKGFKGSFIEAGSNAKTFAILSGVDSLAVCIFGRLRGKDDAINAGLAGCCAGLATSFPDTPLSLLQNCLTLGVLSFIVEGLTKQGSALAYPKSKKTVHNKA; from the exons ATGGCATCCAATGCAACAGTTAATTCAGAAAGTGATGTGAACTCTGCTCCGTCTCCCACCGTTTGCCTTCTTCTCTCCGCCGCTAACTCTGCGTGTTCTGCTTTCGCTGGCTCTCTTTTCGGCTACG GTGCTGGATTGATCAAGAAGAAAGGCTTTAAAGGATCCTTTATTGAAGCAGGGTCTAATGCTAAG ACATTTGCAATTTTATCTGGAGTTGATAGTTTGGCTGTCTGCATCTTCGGAAGGCTTCGAGGAAAGGATGATG CCATTAATGCGGGGCTAGCTGGATGTTGTGCTGGTCTTGCTACAAGTTTTCCTG ATACACCCCTATCACTTCTACAGAACTGCCTTACTTTGGGGGTTCTTTCTTTTATCGTTGAAGGGTTAACCAAGCAGGGATCAGCACTTGCATACCCCAAGTCCAAGAAAACTGTACACAACAAAGCATGA
- the LOC106774437 gene encoding uncharacterized protein LOC106774437 isoform X3 yields MTSSLSTKRQRSGKQRREKALAIEPALPTRRLPSIEEVLNQTRFFGEHDHMIQYGKAFYKRKILTPKIMNFPFFAQSAHLKYQGQQLSFPTIPDDLPYNRDMAFSDMIRPELQGQNVKTVGAMNVNDRLLHYVLVHILSPRATNFAKIMHEDTFMLWAMKNNILINWPHHIMQHMIKCKDNKMPLPYGILITQIMGYYGVDLTIDSSTVLGWTHYFGTRSLKKLNIVNVNGVWHHGGANEDEEHQPEEEDIEHEETSVPDHHVEDSKPQPLIQHDAQMLSQIWGGIQHLQEGLANLNLTVTRGFDRVTERINSLEERFDTFQDSFK; encoded by the exons ATGACTTCATCTTTATCGACTAAAAGACAGAGAAGTGGAAAGCAAAGGAGAGAAAAAGCTTTGGCCATTGAACCTGCACTTCCTACTAGAAGGCTACCCTCAATCGAAGAAGTTTTAAATCAAACACGGTTTTTTGGCGAGCATGATCATATGATTCAGTATGGGAAGGCATTTTACAAGAGGAAAATCCTAACACCAAAGATAAtgaattttcctttctttgcaCAATCAG CTCATCTGAAGTATCAAGGTCAGCAACTCTCATTTCCTACCATACCTGATGACCTACCATACAACCGTGATATGGCATTCAGTGACATGATCAGACCAGAATTGCAGGGTCAAAATGTAAAGACTGTAGGTGCCATGAATGTTAATGACAGACTTCTGCATTATGTATTAGTGCATATCTTAAGTCCTAGAGCTACCaactttgcaaaaataatgcatgaAGACACTTTTATGTTATGGGCcatgaaaaataacattttgattAATTGGCCTCATCACATCATGCAACATATGATCAAATGTAAGGACAATAAGATGCCTCTTCCATATGGTATTTTGATTACTCAGATCATGGGTTATTATGGTGTCGATTTAACTATCGATTCATCTACCGTACTAGGTTGGACACACTACTTTGGTACAAGATccttgaaaaaattaaatattgttaatgtTAATGGTGTATGGCACCATGGTGGAGCTAATGAGGATGAAGAACACCAACCTGAAGAAGAAGATATTGAGCATGAAGAAACATCAGTACCTGATCACCATGTTGAAGACAGTAAACCACAACCTCTGATCCAGCATGATGCTCAAATGCTTTCACAAATCTGGGGAGGTATTCAACATCTGCAAGAAGGATTAGCTAATTTGAATTTAACTGTCACCAGAGGTTTTGATAGGGTCACTGAAAGAATTAACAGTTTGGAAGAAAGATTTGACACCTTTCAGGACTCTTTCAAATAg
- the LOC106774438 gene encoding mitochondrial import inner membrane translocase subunit TIM22-3 isoform X2: MASNATVNSESDVNSAPSPTVCLLLSAANSACSAFAGSLFGYGAGLIKKKGFKGSFIEAGSNAKTFAILSGVDSLAVCIFGRLRGKDDDTPLSLLQNCLTLGVLSFIVEGLTKQGSALAYPKSKKTVHNKA; the protein is encoded by the exons ATGGCATCCAATGCAACAGTTAATTCAGAAAGTGATGTGAACTCTGCTCCGTCTCCCACCGTTTGCCTTCTTCTCTCCGCCGCTAACTCTGCGTGTTCTGCTTTCGCTGGCTCTCTTTTCGGCTACG GTGCTGGATTGATCAAGAAGAAAGGCTTTAAAGGATCCTTTATTGAAGCAGGGTCTAATGCTAAG ACATTTGCAATTTTATCTGGAGTTGATAGTTTGGCTGTCTGCATCTTCGGAAGGCTTCGAGGAAAGGATGATG ATACACCCCTATCACTTCTACAGAACTGCCTTACTTTGGGGGTTCTTTCTTTTATCGTTGAAGGGTTAACCAAGCAGGGATCAGCACTTGCATACCCCAAGTCCAAGAAAACTGTACACAACAAAGCATGA
- the LOC106774437 gene encoding uncharacterized protein LOC106774437 isoform X1 → MTSSLSTKRQRSGKQRREKALAIEPALPTRRLPSIEEVLNQTRFFGEHDHMIQYGKAFYKRKILTPKIMNFPFFAQSGLYFHHHLQFQGLEEFVSMECPYFEDLIRVFYSNLRVENGYLYTEVNKTKIEMKPADWFTIAHLKYQGQQLSFPTIPDDLPYNRDMAFSDMIRPELQGQNVKTVGAMNVNDRLLHYVLVHILSPRATNFAKIMHEDTFMLWAMKNNILINWPHHIMQHMIKCKDNKMPLPYGILITQIMGYYGVDLTIDSSTVLGWTHYFGTRSLKKLNIVNVNGVWHHGGANEDEEHQPEEEDIEHEETSVPDHHVEDSKPQPLIQHDAQMLSQIWGGIQHLQEGLANLNLTVTRGFDRVTERINSLEERFDTFQDSFK, encoded by the coding sequence ATGACTTCATCTTTATCGACTAAAAGACAGAGAAGTGGAAAGCAAAGGAGAGAAAAAGCTTTGGCCATTGAACCTGCACTTCCTACTAGAAGGCTACCCTCAATCGAAGAAGTTTTAAATCAAACACGGTTTTTTGGCGAGCATGATCATATGATTCAGTATGGGAAGGCATTTTACAAGAGGAAAATCCTAACACCAAAGATAAtgaattttcctttctttgcaCAATCAGGTTTGTACTTTCACCATCATCTTCAATTTCAAGGTTTGGAGGAATTTGTATCTATGGAATGTCCATACTTTGAAGATCTCATAAGGGTATTTTATTCCAACCTGAGAGTAGAAAATGGTTACCTCTATACTGAGGTTAATAagacaaaaattgaaatgaaaccTGCTGATTGGTTCACTATAGCTCATCTGAAGTATCAAGGTCAGCAACTCTCATTTCCTACCATACCTGATGACCTACCATACAACCGTGATATGGCATTCAGTGACATGATCAGACCAGAATTGCAGGGTCAAAATGTAAAGACTGTAGGTGCCATGAATGTTAATGACAGACTTCTGCATTATGTATTAGTGCATATCTTAAGTCCTAGAGCTACCaactttgcaaaaataatgcatgaAGACACTTTTATGTTATGGGCcatgaaaaataacattttgattAATTGGCCTCATCACATCATGCAACATATGATCAAATGTAAGGACAATAAGATGCCTCTTCCATATGGTATTTTGATTACTCAGATCATGGGTTATTATGGTGTCGATTTAACTATCGATTCATCTACCGTACTAGGTTGGACACACTACTTTGGTACAAGATccttgaaaaaattaaatattgttaatgtTAATGGTGTATGGCACCATGGTGGAGCTAATGAGGATGAAGAACACCAACCTGAAGAAGAAGATATTGAGCATGAAGAAACATCAGTACCTGATCACCATGTTGAAGACAGTAAACCACAACCTCTGATCCAGCATGATGCTCAAATGCTTTCACAAATCTGGGGAGGTATTCAACATCTGCAAGAAGGATTAGCTAATTTGAATTTAACTGTCACCAGAGGTTTTGATAGGGTCACTGAAAGAATTAACAGTTTGGAAGAAAGATTTGACACCTTTCAGGACTCTTTCAAATAg
- the LOC106774437 gene encoding uncharacterized protein LOC106774437 isoform X2, producing MIQYGKAFYKRKILTPKIMNFPFFAQSGLYFHHHLQFQGLEEFVSMECPYFEDLIRVFYSNLRVENGYLYTEVNKTKIEMKPADWFTIAHLKYQGQQLSFPTIPDDLPYNRDMAFSDMIRPELQGQNVKTVGAMNVNDRLLHYVLVHILSPRATNFAKIMHEDTFMLWAMKNNILINWPHHIMQHMIKCKDNKMPLPYGILITQIMGYYGVDLTIDSSTVLGWTHYFGTRSLKKLNIVNVNGVWHHGGANEDEEHQPEEEDIEHEETSVPDHHVEDSKPQPLIQHDAQMLSQIWGGIQHLQEGLANLNLTVTRGFDRVTERINSLEERFDTFQDSFK from the coding sequence ATGATTCAGTATGGGAAGGCATTTTACAAGAGGAAAATCCTAACACCAAAGATAAtgaattttcctttctttgcaCAATCAGGTTTGTACTTTCACCATCATCTTCAATTTCAAGGTTTGGAGGAATTTGTATCTATGGAATGTCCATACTTTGAAGATCTCATAAGGGTATTTTATTCCAACCTGAGAGTAGAAAATGGTTACCTCTATACTGAGGTTAATAagacaaaaattgaaatgaaaccTGCTGATTGGTTCACTATAGCTCATCTGAAGTATCAAGGTCAGCAACTCTCATTTCCTACCATACCTGATGACCTACCATACAACCGTGATATGGCATTCAGTGACATGATCAGACCAGAATTGCAGGGTCAAAATGTAAAGACTGTAGGTGCCATGAATGTTAATGACAGACTTCTGCATTATGTATTAGTGCATATCTTAAGTCCTAGAGCTACCaactttgcaaaaataatgcatgaAGACACTTTTATGTTATGGGCcatgaaaaataacattttgattAATTGGCCTCATCACATCATGCAACATATGATCAAATGTAAGGACAATAAGATGCCTCTTCCATATGGTATTTTGATTACTCAGATCATGGGTTATTATGGTGTCGATTTAACTATCGATTCATCTACCGTACTAGGTTGGACACACTACTTTGGTACAAGATccttgaaaaaattaaatattgttaatgtTAATGGTGTATGGCACCATGGTGGAGCTAATGAGGATGAAGAACACCAACCTGAAGAAGAAGATATTGAGCATGAAGAAACATCAGTACCTGATCACCATGTTGAAGACAGTAAACCACAACCTCTGATCCAGCATGATGCTCAAATGCTTTCACAAATCTGGGGAGGTATTCAACATCTGCAAGAAGGATTAGCTAATTTGAATTTAACTGTCACCAGAGGTTTTGATAGGGTCACTGAAAGAATTAACAGTTTGGAAGAAAGATTTGACACCTTTCAGGACTCTTTCAAATAg